The following coding sequences lie in one Rhinolophus ferrumequinum isolate MPI-CBG mRhiFer1 chromosome 16, mRhiFer1_v1.p, whole genome shotgun sequence genomic window:
- the TYSND1 gene encoding peroxisomal leader peptide-processing protease — MGRQWGPAMRVAEQTGCVVSASRAGQPEAGSWSCSGVILSRRPGLVLCHGGIFTPFLRAGSGALTAAGAAFLPGDSCSEDLRLHVQWSPTAASPVGRPERGRPALCTPQCAGLESGPLAGHREPPLQLPHPAELLLLLCCPAFRAHFAHLFGSETAEQWRFASTAPDAEVSEDEEEDQLRALGWFALLRVRPVPEEEADECGPRVAVAPLGAVPKGAPLLACGSPFGTFCPDIFLNTLSRGVLSNATGPLLLTDARCLPGTEGGGVFAARPPGVLVALVAAPLCWKSREWVGLTLLCAAAPLLRAARTALGRLRPCAASLAALLPPEVGAPWGLPLRDPGPPWAAAAVLVECGTVWGSGVVVAPRLVVTCRHVAPREASRVVVRPTTSKSAKIWGHVVFATRETSPYDIAVVSLEEDLEGVPIPVPTEHFHKGEAVSVVGFGIFGQACGPSVTSGILSAVVQVDETPVMLQTTCAVHGGSSGGPLFSTYSGDLLGIVASNTRDNNTGATYPHLNFSIPITVLQPALQQYSETGDLGSLRELDHVAEPVRVVWRLQQPLAEAPRSKL, encoded by the exons ATGGGGCGGCAGTGGGGGCCAGCCATGAGGGTAGCCGAGCAGACGGGCTGCGTGGTGAGCGCCTCCCGGGCCGGGCAGCCCGAGGCGGGCTCGTGGAGCTGCAGCGGAGTGATCCTGAGCCGCAGACCGGGCCTGGTGCTGTGCCACGGGGGCATCTTCACCCCGTTTCTGCGGGCGGGAAGCGGGGCGCTGACCGCAGCCGGCGCTGCCTTCCTGCCCGGCGACAGTTGCAGCGAAGACCTGCGCCTGCACGTGCAGTGGAGCCCAACGGCCGCGAGTCCGGTAGGCCGCCCAGAACGGGGCCGCCCCGCGCTGTGCACGCCCCAGTGCGCCGGCCTAGAGTCCGGCCCGCTGGCCGGGCACCGCGAGCCGCCCCTGCAGCTCCCGCACCCCGCCGAGCTGCTGCTACTGTTGTGCTGCCCAGCATTCCGGGCCCACTTCGCGCACCTCTTCGGGAGCGAGACAGCAGAGCAGTGGCGCTTCGCGAGCACGGCGCCGGACGCCGAGGTGTCGGAGGACGAGGAAGAGGATCAGCTGAGAGCGCTGGGCTGGTTCGCGCTGCTGCGAGTGCGGCCCGTCCCGGAGGAAGAGGCGGATGAGTGCGGGCCGAGAGTGGCCGTGGCGCCTCTGGGGGCCGTGCCCAAGGGCGCACCGCTGCTGGCCTGTGGCTCCCCGTTCGGCACTTTCTGCCCCGACATCTTCCTCAACACGCTGAGCCGCGGCGTGCTCAGCAACGCGACCGGCCCGCTGCTGCTGACGGATGCGCGCTGCCTGCCTGGCACCGAGGGCGGCGGCGTGTTCGCGGCGCGGCCCCCGGGGGTGCTGGTGGCGCTGGTGGCGGCGCCCCTCTGCTGGAAGTCCCGCGAGTGGGTGGGCCTCACGCTGCTCTGCGCTGCCGCCCCTCTCCTCCGCGCCGCGCGTACCGCGCTTGGCCGCCTGCGCCCCTGTGCCGCTTCCCTGGCGGCCCTCCTGCCGCCGGAGGTGGGCGCCCCATGGGGCCTGCCCCTCCGAGACCCCGGGCCCCCGTGGGCAGCCGCGGCTGTGCTGGTGGAATGTGGCACTGTCTGGGGCTCCGGAGTGGTCGTGGCGCCCCGCCTAGTGGTGACCTGCCGGCATGTGGCCCCCCGCGAGGCGTCCAGAGTTGTGGTGCGCCCCACCACCTCCAA GAGTGCCAAGATCTGGGGACATGTAGTGTTTGCCACTCGGGAGACATCTCCCTATGACATAGCGGTGGTGAGCCTGGAGGAGGACCTAGAGGGTGTCCCCATACCTGTGCCCACTGAGCATTTCCACAAAG GCGAAGCCGTCAGCGTGGTGGGCTTCGGCATCTTTGGCCAGGCTTGCGGGCCCTCGGTGACCTCAGGCATCCTGTCTGCTGTGGTGCAGGTGGATGAAACCCCAGTGATGCTGCAGACCACGTGTGCTGTGCATGGCGGCTCCAGTGGGGGACCCCTCTTCTCCACCTACTCGGGGGATCTCCTGG GCATTGTTGCGAGCAACACCCGGGATAATAACACAGGGGCCACCTACCCACACCTGAACTTCAGCATTCCCATCACAGTGCTCCAGCCGGCCCTGCAGCAGTATAGTGAGACGGGCGACCTGGGCAGCCTCCGGGAGCTGGACCATGTCGCCGAGCCAGTGAGGGTGGTGTGGCGGCTGCAGCAGCCCCTGGCAGAGGCCCCACGGAGCAAGCTCTGA